ATACTTGAGTTTTTATTGCACTTACAGCGTGTAAAGAAAAGTAcaggtaaaaattttgaaagcaGAATTCTAGTTAGAAAGTCTGAGGAAGCTTTCAATGTTTGTGTTCAATCTCCTTATGTTGAATTTCATAATGGCAGCCTTCAAATTTGCTAGATGAAACAAGGGAGAAGAAAGCCTCAGTCAACCatgaaaattctttttctttagtgTTTAACATGTTCTGCGTGGTAGTTTGGAGAGCTCATTTTGTATGGAATGGAAAAAGAATGTTGTTCATGTACTGAACTAGGATGAATCAGGTTGAGTATCTCTATAATCACGCAAGGCTTTTGGTTGGGTATTTGATTATTGTTAAGggttcttatttataaatattcatgtaGAGTCATTAGCAGACGCAAGCTTTATTTGATGATCTGATAGAGTAGATGAATCCATGGCATGATTCTTCTACTTTTTCTGTGGACAGGATGTTGAAATATGTGAGAAGCCTACTCAATTTGTGAGCTCAGGtaaaattggtaagttgtacttttttttttttaccaccTCCTCGAAAAGCTGAACTGGAGATAAATTTACTGCCtttcattgataaatattactaaTGCACTGAGGTTATGTAATTAATGTGCATGAGTTATTGATTAAGGACATGTTTCATGTAGTACCATCATTGATTATGCTTTTGTTTTGGGCTCATATTTATCAAACCTAAATGTGTTTTCTTGTTCTTCAGATGGGTTTAGACGGGAGAATGCATCATCTGATGTCCATTCACAGTCTGAATTTGCCTCTATTTTTAGTAGAAAGATGGAACAAAATGTACGGGTGCTGTTACTGCATTTTTAAGACTCATTTCAAGTAGCCTCCATCACTGCAAAACATAAATTGCTGTTATCTTATTTTGATCATGTAACAGACAGATTGCAGTGTAGTCAAAGAATTTGGTAAAGAATTGTCAATTTTGGGTCAATGCAAGCACCCGAAAACGAGATCTAATGGTCCCTTTTTGCGAAGGGGAAGGCAAAATGGTCAGTCATCATCGAGACAATTGCCTTTTCAGTGTGCTAACAGCCTTTCACGGAAtggggataatcatgcatctAATGGTGTTCTAAAGGGCAGAGCTTCTGCTAGTCCTTTCTGCCAAAATGGGGGAGGTGTGAAGATCAATTATTCCAAGAAgtgagaaatttattttactcaatttttttgtttggtttCGTGTTTATGTCAAATGTTATTACTTGGCGACTTGGAAATGTAGTAATCCTTGACAATGTAGGCAAATTTAGATTTTCAGTTTCTTGCATGATTTGATTGTCGCCATgttagtcttttttttttgtgtgtatGGGGGGGTGGGGTGCCATTAGTTGGCGGCTTGGTGCATTGGAACACACACCcacactctctctctcctctccCTTTGGTGGATGAGGGGCAGTATAAAGGACAAGTGCATGAGTTCAATTCCTGTCATTTTACTTCATACTTGGGTAATGTAGtagaatatttcttaattagaaATACTTAGTAATGGCGCACATGGCCAAATTTTATGGAGAAAGAATAGTATGATGTCCTTGGGCTTTAGTTATGTGAATCTAAGAATCAGGCAGCCTACttcaaactttttcttttccatttaatTTACTTGCCCCGTGTCGTCATTGAAGAACATCCTCTGTCTTGTAGTTTCTCAACTCAGGATTTTGATTGTTGGACCTGATAAGAATGCTTGCATTAGCATAAGTTGTTGATTCTAAAGAATTCAGttcaattcaatcaataagTGTAGCCTGGTTAACTCATTTACTGCACAGAATGTTCACCGTTTTGTTGTTAACAGAAATTGATTGATATTAGCTTCATTGAAGCTTTTCTGGTGGTTGAATTTTACCGGCTGAATTAGAGACACTTTTAGCTTTAGCATTTGGTGTGTATTTGTGAAGGTATTATTAGGAAAGATGGTATTGCATCTCATTTTCTATCTTATGTGCTCcttttattgtaattatatattgtttTGTGTGGGGTTCTTCCTAATAATTTCTTGTTCATTTTTCTATCAAGTATACCATAGTTCTAGTACTTGTGTGCAGACATGGGGACCCTGTTAAATTAGATTTACACTTATAGCATTTTGGTtcagttttaaattttgtaatacttCCATATTATTAAGCATAGGGATATGATCCTCATTGCACTTAGTTTTCATGAATACAACAAATAtttggatttattttaatgaattatttacTTTCTTACATAGTAATTATTGCTATGTTCTGGTGGCAGCAGCGATGTTTGTCAACTCCTACCTTCAAATGGCTCAGGGCCTAGGAAGGTATGTATTTTTTGTCCTCTCTCACATCAAACTTATCATCTGTTGCTTGCCTTTTTCAACTTTGCAACCAGCTACATGGTTCTATTCAAGAGAGGAAATTGGTCCTAATAGGTTACAGAATTATTGGAATTGAAgtataaattatatgttatCTTAAGCCACATCCTATATTATCTTCAGAATGATGTATGACATGCATTTTTGTTTGGACTGATGATCAGATTTTTGTCTAAATTTCCTGTTATTTGTTCTTTGATCTGTATGATTTAGACTCTTGATTGTGCTCGAGGCTTTCAGCAGTAATCTCAAACTTGATTATGACTTTTAAACTGAATGTGTTTATTGCCATGGGGGATGAAGTGATTGGAAAAACTGCTTTCCCAGGAGTTTGTAGAAATCTGCAAAATGTCTTCTAATATCTCCATACATTGATAGACTTAATTCTCAAATGATAGACTTAATCCATTTATGCACATTGCTATCAAGAAGGCAAGACCTGGCTGGCTACAGATTTGAGTTAGGTGACATCTGCTTAATTGTACAGCCTTAACTACTGTCTCTCTGGTTAAAGTGTAGCAGTTTAGTTGTGTTTGACGAATTGCTACACATGCTCGCTTCTATGCCATAGAGTTGATACACCAATGTATGAGTTGGGTGGGAATAGTCCTGTGATAGAAGATGTGATTTGGGATCTTGAATGTAGAAGTATATAGGGTTTTGTTACCAAACAAACCTATACTCTGATAGTTTTACTGAGAATAGCTTGGAGACAGAAAAGGTTTTCTGTTCTAGTTTGGTAGTCCTTGTAACTAAGATGGTTTAATAGATTGAAATGCAATGAAATCTAGCTTAATCCTTCACCGTGGATCAAACTATGAAAAGTAATTGGTGTTCTTCTCGTGGAGAGATATCActattattaaaactaattgaaatattttcttatattgaggcATACATGAACTTCTGAAGTCCAAACAAGTGAAATATTGATAAAACTCCATTTAGGCAACAATGGTATTGCAGTAGAGTTAGATACCTTATTTTCTAAACACATGAGAAGGTTTCCCATGATTAAAACCCAATTAGATCCTTTGTAACATTATTTAGACATCAAAAAGAGACAGAAAGGCCATCTTCATAAACTTCACAAACATGAGTAGATACATATCTTTATTGCTTTTAAGAAAGAATTTTTTTCACAAGTTCAGGGGCAGACAGTTGTTCTTTTAGATGAGGATGAAAGTCAGCTTGTAGAAAAGATGGATCAAGAAAACGAACTTGCTGAATGGTAACCAAATTTCGCAATACTTTTATCCTATCTTATTCTTCTGCATTTCAACTTTCTATTCTGTTGTTTCTGATAACTTTTTGCTTGGTTTCAGCATGAAAGATGCTAAGATCTATTACCCATCCAGGTACTTAAAATTTTTCCTGATGATGTTGATGACTTCTTTGGGAAATAGTATTAAATTTCTGCCATAGATTATTGTGAATCTGCTAATAGTTTCTTGCCTATCTGTTTTAATCAGGGATGATCGTGAATCTGTCGAAATCTGTTACACAGATATAAACAGTCTAGCCCCTAATAGTTTTTTGACATCACCTATTATGAACTTTTACATCAGGTAGTTATGTTTGGTCCTGTTTAGATCTAATTTCATTTACTAGGGCCATAAATGCATGAACagttttatatgattttcCTTTCGTGCAAGGTTCTCTTAATTAATGTTTGTTGTTGTCACATTCTTAGTTGCTGTTTGTTTCATGATGGCTGCATCCCAAGGGCCTGTTTTGAGAACAGCAGTTTGAATGCACTGGCTATTGCAGGCGTTCTGGAGACTTTCCTGAATGCTCAACTTCTTTTGGAGATTCAGcaagagaaattaaaatatccaATAGACAAGGCGTCAGAGCTAACATTCCTTGGGAATAGCAATTATCTGCTTGTCtttagaaattagaaaaatatgagaGGTTGGCTCTGTCTAAACCTGGACAATGGAGAAGAGCCACACTTCAAAGACCAGGGCACTAAAGTATTTTAAGTTTGAAGTAAAGTGATCTAAGAAAACTCAAACTTTGGATTAGAAATTTGAggaaaatatcaaaatcattGACCTACAGGTTATGCAGATAGGTCCACAAAAAGCAATAGCTTCTTTAGCTGTATGAAACAGCAGCAGGCTGATATGTTAAGCACAGTTTAAGAGCATGTCGGGGGAGGGGAAGCTAATATGTAAGAAAgctctttgtttctttcaaaTGTGGCACTTGTGTTCACTGGTCTCACATCTATGCTTGTATGATATTACATAGTTTAaggaaaatatagaattacaTGAATGGCGTTAGACCCAGGAGGACTACTTGTTCATGATGTTGTCATTCTGGCCTGGGAGCCAGCGAGCTGAATGCTAAAGGTGCTTGAGTTAAGCTCTGTTCGCTACCCAGCTCCAAGTTTCTTCTCAAGGGTCATGAAAAGCAGATTTCAACTTGTTGTAATGATTTAcatgtctttttctttcttagtcTTCACAATTTTATTCTGCCCATGTGTTGATGATGAATCTTATTGTATGTATTAAACAACATacttttgatatattatttttatggtcTATGTTGATGCTTAAGGGATGGAATGTTTGAAGTTGGCTAAATTTGGTGACTTGTTGGTTTATTTATCCAGGTATTTACGGCTTCAAACATCTCCAACGAACAAGGCCATAAGTGATTGTCACTTTTTTAATACATTCTTCTACAAGAAGCTGAAACAGGCTGTATCATACAAGGTAGTTTTATCTTTTCAGATTACTTATCAAAAAGCGGAACttatatatctctttttcctTGTGTTGGTTCCTCTAATTTTCCTTGCCACATAAATTCTTGGATCCAAAGTACGTGAATTGCTTCTTACTGGAGCATGTGAAAAACTGAACTACTGAGCTGAGCTTcttagttaaaaataatattcgtGTTGTTTCTTAGCTGCCAGAGTCATTTTAATTTCTGTATGCTTAGAGTACTTTAATAATGACTTCATGGATCTTGGGAGGCAATATTGCTTTAACTGGTGTAAGATTCTCTGAATCATTTTATCTTGAGGCAATTAGTTATGATATGTGGGCATGGCTGCAGCACAGTTTGCAACTTTCATATGTAGTTATGCATAGACATATGTTTTCTATTTGATTGCTGTATCATGTGTAAATTTTCCCACATGATACATTCAACAACTCATCTTCTCTTTTATGTAGGGGAGTGACAAGGAATCCTTTTTTATCAAGTTCAGGAGGTGGTGGAAGGGTGTCAATATATTTCAGAAGGCTTATGTCTTTATTCCAATTCATGATGAGTAAGTTTCTCTTCGTTAGTTTTAACTGCTGTACAAGCTCTGGCctttctaattattattctttttattgctGATTGTTAAAGATATATGCAGGCTGTGATCTTTATCTTATTTCAGTGTTGGACTGACTTTACCAGTAGGACACTGACTTAACTTTCCGAAGATCTAAGGTTCTTAACTAACATAAATTGAGCTTAATGCTATGATAGACTTTAAGAATTAGAGGAGTTATTAATCAATGGAATATGAGTGCGCACTATAATTTCTTGAATTGATGAGAACTATTTATGCAGTTCTCATTGGCTACTATGGTGCAAGTCAAAGGCTCTTGCAATCAGCAGCTTGTATCTCTACCATTGCACTAGAGAATGGGCACTATGAGATGTAAATATATCTTCCTGTAGGTGTTTCCTTTTGTCTGACTCCTGGTTGTGACCCAAAATCATTTTGGACTGGAGGAATTACATGCAGTTATCATTCTTCCTTTGGCATTTCAGTTGTAGGAAACTTAATTAGTCATGTTATATTTTTGGAGGATTGTTTagcaattttttaatttatatttctgtATAATGTTTGttgaattataatattttaagtgcGAGAACCTAGGGTTCTACATGGCTGTGTATGTGTTCCACAAACATGCACAGCTGCATATGCTTTCTGGTTAGAAATGTATATCGGTATTAATAGGCGATAAACGGCAGAAGTATCAgtcaatattattaattagatttttgtCTTGCATCATCTACTTGGTTCAGTTTAGTGCCTGATGGGTTCATTTTACTTTTCCCTAATTAACATGTggaatttgaaattaaatgtTCAAATGATTTCTGCAGTTTATGTTCTCATCACCttcctttctattttttcgCCTAAACTATTTTTGACTTATTTTTTGGTGTTAATGCATCCAGTCTTCACTGGAGCTTGGTTATTATTTGTATCCCAGACAAGGAAGATGAATCAGGACCGATCATACTTCATTTGGATTCTTTAGGACTTCACTCTAGCAAAGaagtttttgaagaaattaaaaggtGGGCAACTGGTCTTTCCAGGAAATTGAgacattttaaaaatcaaccTCCTGCTAAAGAGAAATATCACTGAATTCTTCATTTCACTAAATGCATGAAGTTGGAATGGAAACTTATTTTCTGACCTTCAAAGGTTTCTTGTCTGTGTAGCATTGGGCACTATCATGATAAGACTTAGATTGTGGCATTTATcattatgttatttaattggCTATTGACTATAATACCTTACCGTGAATTGGATTCTAAAGGTTATGTCATTTTTGTGGGGCAGCTATTTGAGACAAGAATGGAACTATATGAATCAAGAAGTTGCTCCTTCAGATATTCCAATTGCAGAACGTATATGGAAACGTCTACCTCGTAGAatagaggaaaaaaaaattgaggtTCAGTTTTTATCAACTGCTCTAAGCCATGGTTAAATTTTGGGGAATAGAATATCTGTCAGCTCTAACCTGTCTGATGCAGTGATTACCTTATTCAAGTTTTGTTGTTAAGCTTCACTGGTTCTGTTGATAATCAACTTGAACTTCACCTCAAATTAGATACCCATTGTTTCATGTCAGGTACCCCAACAAAAAAATGATTATGATTGTGGTCTCTTTGTACTTTACTTCATGGAGCGTTTCATTGAAGAGGCCCCCGAGAggttgaaaaagaaagatttagCAATGGTATTTCCTCCCATTACTAGACTTGAATGGCTTCTTCGGTGTGATATAATTCGATGCagtttatctttttctctttttataattgttgTCTTATTCAGTTTGGCAAGCGGTGGTTCAGACCTGAAGAGGCCTCTGGCTTGAGAGTAAAAATCAGGAAGTTACTTTtggatgaatttaaaaatgcaAATGACACTGACTCTGTTTCAGAATCTCCTCATTTGCCTTCAGGGGTTGCTTCACCCTGAAGCTGATCCAGCTGTGACTCTACTACTTCTCTTTAAGATTTAAGTGTACAATCTGTCTATAGCTCGCAATACTAGTTCGAAATTAGATTGTGTGGAAAGCAATGGTGAAATGACTCTTGTATAGGCCCAAAAATGGGTTCAGATGCCATTAGTGTCACAAAGAAAGATATTGGAAGTGAGTTTTCCCGGACATGGAACTGACCAGTTTTGGCGAGTTAGAAGTCCATTTCAATTGCTTCGGCCAATGTATAGAAGGGAATTGAGATAGAGTTGATCACTGATGATGGTGGCATTTAAGATATTACCCACCAATGAAGctgtaattcttttttaatgtttcTAGGCATTTAATTTAGAATCTCAACATACAGCATCATTCTTCATGTCAAAACAGAGCAAAGCTGAAAAGGACAAGTAATAAATGTTCCACTGGGCGCCATGGAATTGTTAATAATTGTTTTATGGTTAATATATCGACAACTTGTGACTGCTGAGCATAAGAATGGATGTGGCTGGAATTAGGGCATAATCTTGGATTACATTGCTGAGAAGCATGATTTCTGTTGAACCAACTCCATAGTTTGATAACAACATATCAAATGCACAGAGCTGATTGCGCCCCTGTAACtatcatttacttaattatttcataacaTTCGAGTCTTCTGCTGAAACCAATTTGTGTTCATCTCCGGGTGTAGAGCTGGTATGAGACACTGTTTATTAAGTGTTTCTTTCCTTGTTATcatagaaataattattatcttataaaaaatgataagacCTTTTAATAGTTTCTGTAATTCAAAACAAAATCTTTATAAGTTTCAAAAgtgtataaatttttaatactgtcttgattattttagtattCTCAATTTTCGATGATAACTTATAATCACaagctaataaaataatactgtttttctatatttgaataaaattataatatagtaTTTTCGTATTGGTAATTCAAAACAAATGATGGTTAATTTGTTTCTAATTCCCTTAATCCCTAATTTTTAATCTATGTTCTAaatattaggaaaaaaaatttgggCGGACCGTTTTCTCCCTGAACTGAGAGGGTATATAGTCCATGAAAGACTCGATCCAagtaaaaaattgaatattggCGTCTGTTCTTATCAACGTGGGAGGCAGGCAGGCTGTCTTTTTATTCCTTGCTGATATAGCAGTTACTtctgcttcttttcttttcgttCTTCTAGTTTCTGCATGGACAGCCTTAGTTCGGCAGTAGCagtgaaattaaaagaaaaccataCTGTGAATGTCAAAAGGATAGACGCCGAAAAGGAGGAGGTAATtgacttcttctttttttctctgttaaaaaaaattagggttaTGTGATTGGGGATTGAAATTTTCAGTTTCAGAGTTGAGGTTTTTTGTGTTCGGACTTTTTAAGAAATCGGGGATTTTAATacattgatttctttttcaatctcCGCTGCTATACTGGTGCGACTATGTTCGCTTTCCTCTCGTCTCTTCTTcccttttaatttaattctcatgttcttttttatttgttgttatCAATCTGAGAAATGAATTTCCTGATTGTTTAGGCCAGTCTGACCAGAAGTGACTTGAAATTCTGAATTTCATTTCTAATGAGTGTCATGATACTTCACTAATGATTAAAACTAAGTTATTCAAATGTTATTCCAAGTTGTTGCTTTGCTTCCACTTTAGGATTATAGTTCAGCTTGCTGttgattttactttaattaattattttaggtTGCTGTTCTAATATACATTCTTGTTTCGAATTTACTACAGTGAACTTACtttgttttatgtttaatgTTGCTATATTAACTCAATTTGGGAGTTTTAGTTCCTATTATCAATTAGTATTAGTCTTTGAAATTTCATCGTGATTCCCTCTTTCATTTTTGCATGACAAGCACACATTATGATTGGATTTAGTGTTTATTAGGTAGATTACACATAAgcatgttatttttatttttctgaattCAGTAAGGCTGCTACTTTTCTAGATTCATTAAAGATATACCGTCCATTAATTTCTTGTCTGAACGTTATGTCTCCTTTAACTTCTTTTTTGAACATTACGTCCATTGCTAATCTAGTGTATTAACCATATTTCCCAGTTCAATTTATCAGCAAACACTAACAGAATTTCTATGTCTCAAATCTGTATCATAAAACCATCAAAGGACAGGTCGTCAATGTGATTGGAAGAAGAAATTGGTGGTTAGTTACTGAACTGAGTTTGATATCAGTTTTCAAGGGAGAGAGACTTGAGAGAGTAACAGAGAAGAAAGCTGGGTTGTGTTAGGAATTTTGGATTCAAAAGCAAAACACTAGTGGTTTATAAATCAAGTATTTTGGAAAGGGAAAACAACAGAGACAATGCCTCGATACAAAGATGAGGCTCCTGCGATTCGTGTTTATACAATCTGCGATGAATCAAGATATTTGATTGTAAGAAATGTTCCGGCTTTAGGTTGTGGCGACGATTTGCTCAAACTTTTCGCTTCTTATGGAGACGTTGAAGAGTAATAATtcacttccttttctttttcttatttttcttttaaattcgtTTTTTGTCCTctagattaatattttattttattagcttCAAACCAATGGATGCAGAAGATTGCGACCAATTTACTGATGTTTACTGGATTAAATTTAGCTTAGTCTGCAATGCCAGGTCATTCACTTTTTGCATTTCTcaattttgtataattatctACTATGTAGTGGCATGCTATTGAATGTTTCTTTTAGCAGGTTTGCAAAGAGAAAATTGGATGAGTATGTTTTTATGGGGAATAGATTGCAGGTTTCATATGCACCTCATTTTGAGACCCTCTCTGATACTAAAGACAAGTTAGAAGGCCGAATTAAGGAAGTCCTTTCCAGGTTGAACCGTGAGTTTTCCTTTCTATGCGAAATGAACAACCTCTACTATTGGTATTTATCATTGCATTTTGTTCCTGATTCATGTTCTGTCTGTGTGACTTCAGCTGGAAGATCTAAGGGGTCTAGAGTTCAAAATCCAGGTGCTTCCAATGAGGCTTCATTGCTCGCTGCTGTGTGAGTGACTTCCTGTCTTATTCTTCGctataaaagtattattttttgatggTTTAGGTTTTACCCTAGTGGATTTGTAACTTGTTTTTCCTTTCTGTAGGGAGTCTGCAGGATCACAACATAACAAGTCTCAGATTAATGATCCTCCTATCACACGGGTTTCCTCTAATCAGGTTTTGTTGTTGCACTTTTATGACAACTCttgttttttctctttttctagGTTCTTTTTAAGCCCTTCAATTGCATTGTAAAGTACAGAACTGGTTTCTGATCTGAAGATGGTTACATGAAGATTTCCTACTTATGCTACCATTAGATAGAGATTCTAATAATTGCAATGTTGTAAAGCTGAGTAGtttgggtttgtttttttaattctatttatcaTGTAATTTTTCTCAAGATTATATTTAGCTGAAACAgttttataattcttaatattgTGGTTATTTGCAGGAATATTTTCCTTCCCAATCTATGAATCAGACTGTTAGCTTGGTTAGGGAAAAGCTCAATAAGGTGACTATTGACTAATCTGCAGCTAtctgttgtttttctttttgttaaatcttacagaaaagtgaagaaaaaaaggaggaAAATCCCTTATTTGTTTGCTTCTGTTTTAGATTCAATCAAGTTCTGAACATCTACAAGCTGTACCTGCTTCCAAGAAATCACGAGTAGACAATAGAAGGCGGATATAATGGAACACTATGACAGCAATTTTGTAGTTGCAaaacttgaattttttttttgccctTTTGTCTGAGGTGGTTTTACCCCCTCGCCTAAATGGCTTTCATTATCGGATCAGCTGCATATGTAAACTGAAATCAGATTGTACTTTTTAGATGCTGATTTCTAGCATGCGGAAAATTGTTTTCCTAATTTTCCATAGTAGCATGTATAACAATTGTTTGATAAAACTCTTATTTATTAGTGGATCAAAGAAGACTTGTGCATACAAGGGATTCTGTTGTCTTTCTTAGTACTGGGAAGGTAATCTTAAAAGCACGCCAGGATC
The sequence above is drawn from the Ricinus communis isolate WT05 ecotype wild-type chromosome 7, ASM1957865v1, whole genome shotgun sequence genome and encodes:
- the LOC8282581 gene encoding ubiquitin-like-specific protease 1D isoform X5, with translation MNQDVEICEKPTQFVSSGKIDGFRRENASSDVHSQSEFASIFSRKMEQNTDCSVVKEFGKELSILGQCKHPKTRSNGPFLRRGRQNGQSSSRQLPFQCANSLSRNGDNHASNGVLKGRASASPFCQNGGGVKINYSKNSDVCQLLPSNGSGPRKGQTVVLLDEDESQLVEKMDQENELAECMKDAKIYYPSRDDRESVEICYTDINSLAPNSFLTSPIMNFYIRYLRLQTSPTNKAISDCHFFNTFFYKKLKQAVSYKGSDKESFFIKFRRWWKGVNIFQKAYVFIPIHDDLHWSLVIICIPDKEDESGPIILHLDSLGLHSSKEVFEEIKSYLRQEWNYMNQEVAPSDIPIAERIWKRLPRRIEEKKIEVPQQKNDYDCGLFVLYFMERFIEEAPERLKKKDLAMFGKRWFRPEEASGLRVKIRKLLLDEFKNANDTDSVSESPHLPSGVASP
- the LOC8282581 gene encoding ubiquitin-like-specific protease 1D isoform X6; this encodes MNQDVEICEKPTQFVSSDGFRRENASSDVHSQSEFASIFSRKMEQNTDCSVVKEFGKELSILGQCKHPKTRSNGPFLRRGRQNGQSSSRQLPFQCANSLSRNGDNHASNGVLKGRASASPFCQNGGGVKINYSKNSDVCQLLPSNGSGPRKGQTVVLLDEDESQLVEKMDQENELAECMKDAKIYYPSRDDRESVEICYTDINSLAPNSFLTSPIMNFYIRYLRLQTSPTNKAISDCHFFNTFFYKKLKQAVSYKGSDKESFFIKFRRWWKGVNIFQKAYVFIPIHDDLHWSLVIICIPDKEDESGPIILHLDSLGLHSSKEVFEEIKSYLRQEWNYMNQEVAPSDIPIAERIWKRLPRRIEEKKIEVPQQKNDYDCGLFVLYFMERFIEEAPERLKKKDLAMFGKRWFRPEEASGLRVKIRKLLLDEFKNANDTDSVSESPHLPSGVASP
- the LOC8282581 gene encoding ubiquitin-like-specific protease 1D isoform X2, translating into MEEDNSRKRPLELDWNHILEQNDNDPPPLLIIKTTKEEQSEPSPTMSIVDHSPRDDYARMTDRELEDAIKRQKKNLVLLSPRLADGGEKLRALHKALEEEQRRRKSRQPDTDVEICEKPTQFVSSGKIDGFRRENASSDVHSQSEFASIFSRKMEQNTDCSVVKEFGKELSILGQCKHPKTRSNGPFLRRGRQNGQSSSRQLPFQCANSLSRNGDNHASNGVLKGRASASPFCQNGGGVKINYSKNDVCQLLPSNGSGPRKGQTVVLLDEDESQLVEKMDQENELAECMKDAKIYYPSRDDRESVEICYTDINSLAPNSFLTSPIMNFYIRYLRLQTSPTNKAISDCHFFNTFFYKKLKQAVSYKGSDKESFFIKFRRWWKGVNIFQKAYVFIPIHDDLHWSLVIICIPDKEDESGPIILHLDSLGLHSSKEVFEEIKSYLRQEWNYMNQEVAPSDIPIAERIWKRLPRRIEEKKIEVPQQKNDYDCGLFVLYFMERFIEEAPERLKKKDLAMFGKRWFRPEEASGLRVKIRKLLLDEFKNANDTDSVSESPHLPSGVASP
- the LOC8282581 gene encoding ubiquitin-like-specific protease 1D isoform X4; translated protein: MEEDNSRKRPLELDWNHILEQNDNDPPPLLIIKTTKEEQSEPSPTMSIVDHSPRDDYARMTDRELEDAIKRQKKNLVLLSPRLADGGEKLRALHKALEEEQRRRKSRQPDTDVEICEKPTQFVSSDGFRRENASSDVHSQSEFASIFSRKMEQNTDCSVVKEFGKELSILGQCKHPKTRSNGPFLRRGRQNGQSSSRQLPFQCANSLSRNGDNHASNGVLKGRASASPFCQNGGGVKINYSKNSDVCQLLPSNGSGPRKGQTVVLLDEDESQLVEKMDQENELAECMKDAKIYYPSRDDRESVEICYTDINSLAPNSFLTSPIMNFYIRYLRLQTSPTNKAISDCHFFNTFFYKKLKQAVSYKGSDKESFFIKFRRWWKGVNIFQKAYVFIPIHDDLHWSLVIICIPDKEDESGPIILHLDSLGLHSSKEVFEEIKSYLRQEWNYMNQEVAPSDIPIAERIWKRLPRRIEEKKIEVPQQKNDYDCGLFVLYFMERFIEEAPERLKKKDLAMFGKRWFRPEEASGLRVKIRKLLLDEFKNANDTDSVSESPHLPSGVASP
- the LOC8282581 gene encoding ubiquitin-like-specific protease 1D isoform X3, with protein sequence MEEDNSRKRPLELDWNHILEQNDNDPPPLLIIKTTKEEQSEPSPTMSIVDHSPRDDYARMTDRELEDAIKRQKKNLVLLSPRLADGGEKLRALHKALEEEQRRRKSRQPDTDVEICEKPTQFVSSGKIDGFRRENASSDVHSQSEFASIFSRKMEQNTDCSVVKEFGKELSILGQCKHPKTRSNGPFLRRGRQNGQSSSRQLPFQCANSLSRNGDNHASNGVLKGRASASPFCQNGGGVKINYSKNSDVCQLLPSNGSGPRKGQTVVLLDEDESQLVEKMDQENELAECMKDAKIYYPSRDDRESVEICYTDINSLAPNSFLTSPIMNFYIRYLRLQTSPTNKAISDCHFFNTFFYKKLKQAVSYKGSDKESFFIKFRRWWKGVNIFQKAYVFIPIHDDLHWSLVIICIPDKEDESGPIILHLDSLGLHSSKEVFEEIKSYLRQEWNYMNQEVAPSDIPIAERIWKRLPRRIEEKKIEVPQQKNDYDCGLFVLYFMERFIEEAPERLKKKDLAMVFPPITRLEWLLRCDIIRCSLSFSLFIIVVLFSLASGGSDLKRPLA
- the LOC8282581 gene encoding ubiquitin-like-specific protease 1D isoform X1; translated protein: MEEDNSRKRPLELDWNHILEQNDNDPPPLLIIKTTKEEQSEPSPTMSIVDHSPRDDYARMTDRELEDAIKRQKKNLVLLSPRLADGGEKLRALHKALEEEQRRRKSRQPDTDVEICEKPTQFVSSGKIDGFRRENASSDVHSQSEFASIFSRKMEQNTDCSVVKEFGKELSILGQCKHPKTRSNGPFLRRGRQNGQSSSRQLPFQCANSLSRNGDNHASNGVLKGRASASPFCQNGGGVKINYSKNSDVCQLLPSNGSGPRKGQTVVLLDEDESQLVEKMDQENELAECMKDAKIYYPSRDDRESVEICYTDINSLAPNSFLTSPIMNFYIRYLRLQTSPTNKAISDCHFFNTFFYKKLKQAVSYKGSDKESFFIKFRRWWKGVNIFQKAYVFIPIHDDLHWSLVIICIPDKEDESGPIILHLDSLGLHSSKEVFEEIKSYLRQEWNYMNQEVAPSDIPIAERIWKRLPRRIEEKKIEVPQQKNDYDCGLFVLYFMERFIEEAPERLKKKDLAMFGKRWFRPEEASGLRVKIRKLLLDEFKNANDTDSVSESPHLPSGVASP